ACGGCGGTGAGGCCGCCGACGATGCCCGTCAGGTACGCGTTGGCGATGTAGGAGCGTCGTTCCAGTGCATCGGCTTTCGGCAGGGCGGTGGCCCCGATCGCGCCGATGCCCTCGATGGACGGCTGCGGTTCGATGTCCTTGACGTCGATCGCTGCGCCCGCGGTGGGCACCGGCGGGAGCGGCAGCTTGGCGAGCAGGATGGTCAGTCGCGGGGCGAGTCCGATCAGCAGCAGTCCGACCGCTGCCACCACGGCCGCGACATCGGAGATGTCGGCGTCGAGGAGCAGACGCGCGCCGCAACCGAGTGCGCCGACGACGGCGGCGCTGGTCACCGCGCTGTGGGCGGTCGCACCGACCGCGGTCAGCCGGTAGGTGATGACCGCGGTGACCAGGGTGAGGGTGAATCCGAGTGTCAGATGCGCGGCACCGTAGGAACCGGGTGTGAGGATCATGCCGGTCACGAACGCCATCGGCGCCGCACACACGGACAGGATCGTTGAGGTGAGCTGGTCGCGGTAGTAGCGCGCGACGATCGTCGCCGCGGTGACGAGCCCGATCACCGCGAGCCCGGACCCTCCCGCGGGCCACAGCGCACCGCTGTCGATCCGGCTCGCGGCCAGCCCGGCCCCGGCGGCGACCGCCGCGACGAGGGCCAATGCATGACCCACGTATCGCGCCGAGGTCGCGGTCCAGCCCACGAACTGTGACTCGTTCAGCCGCGCAACGGCATCGACCACGTCGTCGAAGAGGACGGGTGACTCGCCGGTGCGGGTGGAGGTCAGCAGGAGGAGGTCGCCGTCGCGGATGCCCGACTCCGACAGCGAACGGTGCAGGGGGAGCGGTTCCTGCCCGACGAGGGCGAGGGTCCAGCGGTTCTGCCGGTCATGCGGACGCCCGCGGCCGCGGGAATCGGCGTCGGGGTCGTCCGGGTCGTGCCGGGAGGGGTTGCGCGACTCGATCTGCGCGACGAGGTCGCCGATGAGTCCGGCGATCGGGATGCCGGCGGGTAGGCCGACATCGAGCTGGGTGTTGCCACCCAGCACCGAAACACGAACGAGTTGCGGCTCCACCGAGGTGTCCGAGCGCTGCCGGTCACCGCCGGTGCCGTCCGCGGCGGTCGTCGGGTGTCCCGGTGCGAATCCGTCCACAGGTGCCATACAGCTCAGTCCTCCCCCAAGGGTTCAGCAGCTAACATAGCCAACTTCAGCGGGTTCGCCCGCCAGGGGATGCACAGCTCGAAAGTGTCAGGGGGGATCGAGTGGTCACGACCACTGAGGGGTTCGTGCGTCGGCCACGCATCACGCCGCCGCGCATGCCCGGGGGTGAGGTCAACATCCAGGCGCCGCCCGACGTCCCTCGCGTGGTACCCGGCAATCTGCTCGTCAAGCTGCTGCCCGTGGTCATGAT
The sequence above is drawn from the Gordonia rubripertincta genome and encodes:
- the eccD gene encoding type VII secretion integral membrane protein EccD, translating into MAPVDGFAPGHPTTAADGTGGDRQRSDTSVEPQLVRVSVLGGNTQLDVGLPAGIPIAGLIGDLVAQIESRNPSRHDPDDPDADSRGRGRPHDRQNRWTLALVGQEPLPLHRSLSESGIRDGDLLLLTSTRTGESPVLFDDVVDAVARLNESQFVGWTATSARYVGHALALVAAVAAGAGLAASRIDSGALWPAGGSGLAVIGLVTAATIVARYYRDQLTSTILSVCAAPMAFVTGMILTPGSYGAAHLTLGFTLTLVTAVITYRLTAVGATAHSAVTSAAVVGALGCGARLLLDADISDVAAVVAAVGLLLIGLAPRLTILLAKLPLPPVPTAGAAIDVKDIEPQPSIEGIGAIGATALPKADALERRSYIANAYLTGIVGGLTAVVAISAVLTAAPLAGFEWKNAAYAAIIGVVLCLRGRSHSDLFQAAILIIGGSLVVLALLVGLAFGDGQWPIISFALGGAVLVAALVFGVVAPHQDFSPVIRRWAEISEYILVALIVPLLLWLLDLYRIVRDI